A stretch of Mya arenaria isolate MELC-2E11 chromosome 14, ASM2691426v1 DNA encodes these proteins:
- the LOC128216346 gene encoding uncharacterized protein LOC128216346, translating to MDAVPGRKAQIASGSAPDVTYCQPCAGDAKKILSEAFCPVCKEFLCSNCARVHRNQKITKSHALQDKDSMPSSFHEESEDEKFTETCQLHAKEFIKYYCSRHDALLCGDCLIENKEHRSCKVEKISQVAKQYKQGAEYNNLKTGLVQMSSDIGKLSHNIQAIMKSVEEESLTNINELRKFRTEINQYLDKRENELLAEIDQKKRTSKTLLDELKSKCTNMKSSIEKLKSELQAQDDISNQLLIVGKRAIKELTGLQTALQQVRRRSEVPRYKFHRDPATEQLIASEKAIGGLEDGESTSALVHQQRQQQTTQEQWQQETMQQHKKHMKAVSQKGESTSALGHQERQQQNKQQPRQPVTMQQQQKHMQGVSQKAHFKGSADLSRAKFSRQPDISMKISGDGSDCFLTSVALLAGERLLLVDRYNYSLKLVDTNNNMVVSQVKLSSEPWGMCLLPGDRAAVTLPMEGKIQLVSAQGNTTLQDIVKAGGQCHGTDFCDDNLIVSFTSPAKVMLIDMKGKVKKSVDKNSSGKPLFQLPLYLTVTRESPTPAIYVSDSGTNTITKLSISLEVLQSYQDPTLTSPQGLTLVGDNQLLICGRYSNNILLLDTLTGEITQLLGRGKGKGKGIERPYSVAYCSLRKMLFVTCSALKKLELKNYVKVFILV from the exons ATGGATGCTGTTCCCGGACGAAAGGCACAAATTGCATCTGGATCGGCTCCTGACGTCACCTACTGCCAGCCATGCGCGGGGGACGCCAAGAAAATCCTCTCCGAGGCCTTCTGTCCCGTCTGTAAGGAGTTCCTGTGTTCTAACTGTGCCCGAGTACACCGAAACCAGAAAATAACCAAAAGCCACGCCCTCCAGGACAAGGACAGTATGCCTTCTTCATTCCATGAAGAAAGTGAAGATGAAAAGTTTACAGAAACATGTCAGCTTCATGCTAAAgagtttattaaatattactgTTCGCGCCATGATGCACTTTTGTGTGGAGACTGTTTGATTGAGAATAAAGAGCATCGCTCATGTAAGGTAGAGAAAATTTCGCAAGTGGCAAAACAATACAAGCAGGGAGCAGAATACAACAACCTTAAAACAGGACTTGTCCAGATGTCCAGTGACATCGGCAAACTTTCACACAACATACAGGCGATCATGAAATCAGTAGAAGAAGAAAGccttacaaatataaatgagcTTCGCAAATTCAGGACTGAAATTAACCAGTACCTGGATAAGAGGGAAAACGAACTCTTGGCAGAAATTGATCAGAAGAAACGGACATCCAAGACACTGCTTGATGAACTGAAATCAAAATGCACAAACATGAAATCATCCATTGAGAAACTAAAGTCGGAGCTACAAGCACAGGACGACATCAGCAACCAGCTATTAATAGTAGGAAAACGAGCTATAAAAGAGCTGACAGGTCTCCAGACAGCTCTGCAACAGGTGAGGAGGAGAAGTGAAGTTCCCAGATACAAGTTTCACAGGGACCCCGCAACTGAGCAGTTAATAGCTTCTGAAAAAGCAATAGGAGGGTTGGAAGATGGCGAATCAACTTCGGCGTTAGTGCACCAACAACGACAACAGCAGACGACGCAGGAACAATGGCAACAGGAGACGatgcaacaacataaaaaacacatgaaaGCTGTATCACAAAAAG GCGAATCAACTTCGGCGTTAGGACATCAAGAACGACAACAACAGAATAAGCAGCAGCCACGGCAGCCCGTGACGAtgcagcaacaacaaaaacacatgcaaGGTGTATCACAAAAAG CCCACTTCAAAGGCAGTGCAGACCTAAGCCGGGCCAAGTTCAGCAGACAGCCTGACATTTCAATGAAGATATCAGGTGATGGCAGTGACTGCTTCCTGACCAGTGTGGCCCTCCTGGCCGGGGAGAGGCTCCTACTGGTAGATCGCTATAATTACTCATTGAAGCTGGTGGACACCAATAACAACATGGTGGTGTCGCAGGTAAAACTGTCAAGTGAGCCGTGGGGCATGTGTCTCCTGCCCGGGGACAGGGCAGCCGTCACTCTGCCCATGGAGGGGAAGATACAGCTCGTATCTGCTCAGGGAAATACCACACTACAGGATATTGTTAAAGCAGGTGGACAGTGTCATGGAACAGATTTTTGTGATGACAACTTGATAGTGTCCTTCACCTCCCCAGCTAAGGTTATGTTGATTGACATGAAGGGAAAGGTGAAGAAGAGTGTGGACAAAAACAGCAGTGGAAAACCTTTGTTTCAGCTTCCCTTGTATCTGACAGTGACCAGAGAGAGTCCAACTCCGGCCATATATGTATCAGACTCGGGCACCAACACCATAACCAAACTGAGCATCTCACTAGAGGTGCTCCAGTCCTACCAGGACCCGACACTGACATCACCACAGGGTCTGACACTAGTAGGAGACAACCAGCTGCTCATATGTGGGAGGTATAGTAACAACATCCTGTTACTGGACACGCTCACCGGCGAGATAACCCAACTGCTAGGGAGGGGGAAGGGGAAGGGGAAGGGGATTGAGCGTCCATACAGTGTGGCTTACTGTTCACTGAGGAAGATGTTGTTTGTCACCTGTAGTGCATTAAAAAAACTGGAATTGAAAAATTATGTGAAAGTATTCATCTTAGTATAG